The Candidatus Omnitrophota bacterium DNA segment CCAATGTCCATCCCGATCACCGTGTTCACTGCGATGGATGTCATCGCGGCACCTCCTGTCGGTTGGTGCCAGTATGACAGCGTTCAAGCGACCCAGCGTTTTCATGCTATCACCCCCTCGTGTTTGCGATGCGTCGTTGACGCATCGCTGCCAACCCGAGGTTGGCCGCGCTGTGCTACGCACAGCGCCAACAGAGGGGGTGGGATGATCCAGGCCGTTGGGCTGACGAAGCGGTACGGAAACCTTGAAGCGCTGACCGAGATGACGCTGACGGTGGCCCCCGGAGAAATCGTGGCACTCGTCGGCCCGAATGGAGCCGGCAAGACCACGGCGCTGAAACTGCTCGCAGGGCTGCTCACGCCGACGCGCGGCGATGCGTGGCTCGGCGGCCATCATGTGCTGCGCCAACACCAAGAGGCTAAGCGGCTGCTGGCGTTTTTGCCGGATCAGCCCTTCCTGTATGATCAGTTGACGGTGGCCGAAACGCTCGGCTTTATCGGCGGCATGTATCAGTTGGATCCGCCGGTGATGCGCGAGCGCGCCAATCGGTTGCTTGCGACCTTCGGCCTCGCCGAGCAGGTCCATCGCCGGGTCGGGCAGCTGTCGTACGGCATGAAAAGCCGGCTCGTCCTGATCGCCAGCCTGCTGCACGATCCCCGCGCCCTGGTCTTGGATGAGCCGTTCTTCGGCCTCGATCCTCGCACGATGCGGCTGATGAAGCAGCTGCTGATCGATCGCGCCGCCGGCGGCATGGCGGTGCTGCTCTCCACCCATCAGCTCTCCATCGTGGAGGACCTCGCCCACCGCATTGCCGTGCTTCGCGAGGGCCGGATCGTCGCCCTCGGCAGCTTTGAGGAGCTGCAGCGCCAGCACGGCGGCGCCCACCTTGAGGATGTGTTTTTCCGCCTTACGGAGTCTTCGTCATGACCCCGACCCTATTTTCTACAGCAATTTCAATATGGTTGACAACTTCTGTCAACCTGATAGAATTCGTGTAAACACGGGATGGGAGGGAAGATGAGCTTTGGAAGTAAACTGCGGCTTCTGAGGAAATCAAAGAAAGTCAGTCTCCGTGATCTCTCAAAGAAACTGCATTACGATCGATCCTACCTCAGCAGAGTCGAAAACAACTCCGTCAACCCCTCCGATGAACTCATCAAAACCGCTGCGAAATTCTTTCGAGTGCGCGAGGAAGAATTCCGCATTGCTGCCGGCAAGTTCCCGAAAGATATCGTAGAGATCCTGTCCAATCATCCTGAGGAATCGGTCTCGCTTCTTCGAGATTCCTTGGGTGAGTATCACACCAATGGCGATTTATTTGCATCGTCTCGGACGGCCCAGCTTCCTGATGAAAGCCGCTCAAAGGCATTGGACGACTCCTACCGTAATCACATTATCGACGGAAACTGCCTTGAGGTCCTGAAGAAGCTCCCATCTTCATCCGTGGACCTTATCGTGACCTCTCCGCCATACGCCGATAATCGGCGTAAGACCTATGAAGGCATCCCTCCGGAGAGATATGTTGCGTGGTTCCTTCCAATTACTGAACAGTTGGAACGGGTGCTAAAGCCGAAAGGATCGTTTATTTTGAATATCAAAGAACGCGTTGTCGATGGAGAGCGCCATACGTATGTGATTGAGTTGATTCAGAAGATGCGCGGTCAGGGCTGGAAGTGGATTGAAGAATATATCTGGCATAAGAGAAACTGCTATCCGGGCTATTGGCCGAATCGCTTCCGGGATGCTTGGGAGCGCTGCTTGCATTTTGCGCCTCAAAGGGACTTCAAGATGTTCCAGGAGGCGGTGATGGTGCCGATGGGGGATTGGAGAATAAGCCGCCTGCGTAACCTGAGTGAGACGGACAAGCGTCGGGACGATTCGAGAGTATTGAGTGGCTTCGG contains these protein-coding regions:
- a CDS encoding ABC transporter ATP-binding protein translates to MIQAVGLTKRYGNLEALTEMTLTVAPGEIVALVGPNGAGKTTALKLLAGLLTPTRGDAWLGGHHVLRQHQEAKRLLAFLPDQPFLYDQLTVAETLGFIGGMYQLDPPVMRERANRLLATFGLAEQVHRRVGQLSYGMKSRLVLIASLLHDPRALVLDEPFFGLDPRTMRLMKQLLIDRAAGGMAVLLSTHQLSIVEDLAHRIAVLREGRIVALGSFEELQRQHGGAHLEDVFFRLTESSS
- a CDS encoding helix-turn-helix domain-containing protein codes for the protein MGGKMSFGSKLRLLRKSKKVSLRDLSKKLHYDRSYLSRVENNSVNPSDELIKTAAKFFRVREEEFRIAAGKFPKDIVEILSNHPEESVSLLRDSLGEYHTNGDLFASSRTAQLPDESRSKALDDSYRNHIIDGNCLEVLKKLPSSSVDLIVTSPPYADNRRKTYEGIPPERYVAWFLPITEQLERVLKPKGSFILNIKERVVDGERHTYVIELIQKMRGQGWKWIEEYIWHKRNCYPGYWPNRFRDAWERCLHFAPQRDFKMFQEAVMVPMGDWRISRLRNLSETDKRRDDSRVLSGFGKRIANWVGREKAYPTNVLHMATECANKGHSATFPVALPEWFIKLLTKPGDVVLDPFMGSGTTAVACVKNKRDFVGIDINQEFCRIARKRVEDEMARPAKNGDGKLAH